The following coding sequences lie in one Nycticebus coucang isolate mNycCou1 chromosome 18, mNycCou1.pri, whole genome shotgun sequence genomic window:
- the HIGD1B gene encoding HIG1 domain family member 1B — MSANKGWGETPEGEDSVSEKFLRKTRESPLVPIGLGGCLVVAAYRIYRLKARGSTKMSIHLIHTRVAAQACAVGAIMLGAVYTMYKDYVKRTAQDAGEK, encoded by the exons ATGTCTGCTAACAAAGGCTGGGGGGAGACACCTGAGGGTGAGGACAGTGTGTCTGAAAAATTCCTAAGGAAGACGCGGGAATCTCCACTGGTGCCTATAG GTTTAGGAGGCTGCTTGGTGGTAGCAGCATACAGGATCTACCGGCTAAAAGCCCGCGGTTCCACCAAGATGTCCATACATCTGATTCACACCCGCGTGGCAGCGCAGGCCTGTGCTGTGGGCGCAATCATGCTAG GTGCTGTGTACACAATGTACAAAGATTATGTCAAGAGGACAGCACAGGATGCTGGAGAGAAGTAG